From Manihot esculenta cultivar AM560-2 chromosome 18, M.esculenta_v8, whole genome shotgun sequence:
CATCACTCGTCCATCTTCTATTCAGAATCAAACCAAATAATGTCATCCGTTAATTGGAAAACCATGCTTTGGTCATGGATGATTTGGAAACACATCCTTAGTTGGATGATGTTTACACAATGAATGATTTAAATAGATGAAACTTCGGTTggattcaaaaaaattattaattatggaAGAGCATACTTAGAGTCTGCGTAAAACCATCTCTAAAAATCCAAAACCTCCCCTGACAGCTACACAGCATTTGAATCACATTCACTGGGCcaaatacaaataaataaagaaaaaaaaaggtccACTAGCCACTTTCAAGGGAGCAAGTATTTGCTTGTCCATTTCTTGTCTAGATTCCGTACACTGCTTGTTACTACTTGCTCACCAATAGACAATTACCAACGTTCCGATAATAAGattatctcttttaaagtaattCCACAAATCTGATGTCCACTGAAAAATGCCAACTTAGCAGGAATTCCCTCCAAATTCTCCTCCAAGGGATCAACCACCACATCCCTACAACATCTTGTAATATGCTGTTACATCAAACTTTTCCTGAAGAAATCATCCACATCATTTTGTCCTGTCCTTAGCTCCCAACCTTCACCAACTGAACCTCCAAATGAAGCTCTAATTGATTCCCAAGCCCCCTACAGTCATCGGCTCTCACTATGTAGAAATGCAACGGCGAGTCTTAACCAAAAGTTAACATGCAATTTCTTACTGCAAAGTCCTTGACATACCAGTCTAGATCTAAAACTAATTATCATATGTATTTGTTTTCACTGCTTCACACACACACTAACCTAATCCAGCTCAGAAGCATGCAAGTTTCCTTTTCATTTTGGAAATAAAAATGAAccatatttaatttttgctGCTTCCCATCTACTAAGAAGGGTTTTGATATAGATTATCTGTAGTTTATTCCAAGAACTTCTCTAACCTATAATTAAAAACAATATCCAATAACAATTTAGTATCTACTCCTGAGTCCTATATGTTTAAGATATAGAATGAAATGTTAAGAGTGGCTTCCAAAATTGAGATAAGAAAAATTAGCCTATAAGAACACAGATCTAATCGACATGCAACGAGAAATTTTGCACTTAGAAAAACGAAAGCTTaagattcaagaaaaaaaaaataccaatcTGACAAATGGTTGTCGGAATACCCAGCCAAGAATAGGTATCTTCTCCGGAAAGACTGCCAAGGCAGGCCAGAAGAAACTGCAAAAGATCTCTATTTGCATCTTCAGCCACTCAAAACAAATACATTACCATAAAACAATGGCATACCTGAAAAGTATTATAAAGCCATATGCCTCCAATATCACCCCAAAAATTGGCCACCCTATGGTGATAAAATAGAATCCAGCACCAAATGAAACGGTCCCCTGCAAGATTAATAAAGCATGAGCAGTGTAAAATAAATCAAAGTTGTAAAATTGAAGTATCatgaattgaaaaaagaaaggaCCTTGAAGTTTTGGCGTTGCATGAAAAATTGGATGCTGAACTTCAATCCAAAGGTTAGACAAAACCCTAAGATGAAGAGGATCTGAATTGGATTACCACAATAAACGAGACAGTGTCGGACAGCAAGCATAGAACAATAGCCAAAACAGGAAGAACGTTGTGTatgaaaaaaaaacacaaaaaaaataCAAGAAAGAGCTTACATTTCCTATAACTAGACAAACATCGCAACAACCACAGAAAATTCCCATAGATGAGAAAAATATTCCCATTACCACCATGCATTGCCCCACACTGttccatttcaaaaatttcaaatcAATAAGTGTAAGAATcatgtaaaataaaaagagcACATAGATAAAAGAatctattcttcttcttttttctttttgaaactcCAACAATTAGTAATAAGCAACAAAACCATTACATTTTAGCTCGACATTCCAGTCTTTCACTCTGCCGCAATGCATTATTGTAAATGGTTCAGGTTCTGGCCTCATCTTCACTGCATCACAACATGAAAAACAAGACataaattatatatgtatataggaAAATTATTGAAGATTAGAATTCAGATATTTGAGATAACAATGCCTCTGAGTATAACAAACAGAGAGTGAATGGCCGGGTCGAGAAAAACAAAGAGAGGTTTTCAAATCATTACTGCGTTTGATCCCGGAGAATAACTAAATTCCGGCACCTTTATTTTCCTTCGATTTTCTCAGTAATCAAACAGAGCACAAAAGAGAGGAAACGGGAATTGAAAAAACTTGTACGGATAATTTAAAGATCTTTTTTCGTTG
This genomic window contains:
- the LOC110606111 gene encoding vesicle transport protein GOT1 isoform X2, whose translation is MILTLIDLKFLKWNSVGQCMVVMGIFFSSMGIFCGCCDVCLVIGNILFILGFCLTFGLKFSIQFFMQRQNFKGTVSFGAGFYFITIGWPIFGVILEAYGFIILFSFFWPALAVFPEKIPILGWVFRQPFVRLFFDTYQGKRCQCDSGILSNAWEL
- the LOC110606111 gene encoding vesicle transport protein GOT1 isoform X1, with amino-acid sequence MILTLIDLKFLKWNSVGQCMVVMGIFFSSMGIFCGCCDVCLVIGNILFILGFCLTFGLKFSIQFFMQRQNFKGTVSFGAGFYFITIGWPIFGVILEAYGFIILFSFFWPALAVFPEKIPILGWVFRQPFVRLGAWESIRASFGGSVGEGWELRTGQNDVDDFFRKSLM